A region of the Streptococcus oralis Uo5 genome:
CTTTAGCAATGTTTTTGGCCAATTCGTCACCAACAAGTTGTGCACCCATAGTGATCATACGTGAGTTGTTGTGTCCACGAGTCATATAAGCTGAACGTTCGTCAGATACTTCTGCGGCAACCATTCCTTTGATTTTAGTTGCGACCATGAATGGACCAGCCCCATAAGCATCAATCACGATACCAAGGTTTTGTTCTTCTTTGTTTACTTCTGCAGCAACAGCAAGAGTCACATCAACAAAGTCTTGACCTTCAGCTGTAACATCCACAACGTGGAAGTTTTCTTTTTCCAAGAAGTCTTTCACAACTTCTTTCAATCTCAAACCTGCAGCATCTGCACCGATAACAATAGACATATTGTATACTCCTTTTTATTTTTCTAGGCTAGTAAAGACTTTTATAGTTAGCAGTTTACCTACAAAAGACTTTCTAGCAGTTTAGTGACAAATTTGATTGAATGAGATGAATATCACCTTATCCAAGTCCAGGAAATCAAGTTCCTAGAAAGAAACTTTCTCTGCGATAGAGAATATAACAAGTGATTATTTGTTTGTTACAAACATCATTTGTTGTTTACAAACATAATATACTCCTATTTATAGAAAAAGTCAACAGTAAATGTTTGTTTTTGTGGTTTTTTATCTAAAATATTTCAATATCAAAGCCAATCTGATCTACTTGACCAGGTTCTAGGAGACAAACATTCTTCTTATCTTCTAGATGATCTCCTTCTTCAAGAGATGTTGACAAGCCAGACCAAGGTTCAAAGGCAATGAAAGGTCCCTTATTCAAAGTTGACCAAATGATGAGATTTGAAAACTCTTGGAAATGTACTTTTAATCCCTTCTCATGTTTATGAGAACGAAGGGCAATTGTTCTGGATTGCAACTCATCCAAAGTCACTGCATCAATACTAAACAGATCGTAACTGAGGTCCACTTCCTTTTGTGAATCCAACCATGGACTTCTATCTTGGAAGTCTAACATTCCTGTTTCTGGGAAAGGACGGGGAACAGAGCAAGTCTCTTCTTTCTCAAACTCTAAATAGTAGTCTTCATAAGTTTCGCCATCAAGCAGAGGGCAATTAAAGCCTGGATGTCCACCAATAAAGTATGGCATGACCTTGCTAGTTTCTTTATTGAAGACTTTGTATTGAGTACGAACAGTCTTGCCAGTCACTAGATAAGTGATTTCAAGGCGGAAATGATAAGGATAGTTTTGATAAGTATTCTCATCATCTTCGATAGCAAAAGTAACACTGTTTTCTGTCTGTTCAACTAATTCAAATTCTTTTTTACGGACCAAACCATGGCGAGGAATGTTTCCTTTCGTCTCTGTTCCATCTGCATGACTGTAGAAGGCTGTATCTTCTCTTAAAGAGCCACAGATTGGAAAAAGTACTGGCGCTTGTCCACTCCAGTAAGTGGCATCTCCTCGCCACAAATACTCAATGCCTTCTCGGTCCTTGATTGACGACAAGGCGCCACCTAAGGTTTTAAACTGAACCGTTAACTGGTCTGATTTGATTTCAATTACCATAATGTTCTCCAACTATTTTTAGATTTTTATATAAAAAACTAGGTTGCCACTCCCAATGTAGGAAATTAACAACCTAGTTTTCACAATTTACATTTTATAGGAGCGAATTATTTAGCATTTGCTGCGTATTCTTCGTTACGTTTGATCATTTGTTTTCTATACCAAGCAAAGATACCTACATAGAATACAAGGAAGGCTGCTGCACCAAGGATTGCTTTGATATCACCTGTTGTAGCATTACCGATTGCCCAACCAAATAGTTTTTCAATTGGTCCTTCAAGAGTTGAGTGAGTAATCAATTGAGATTGGTTCACACCTTCTGGGAAGGCACCTACACCTTTAGCAAGTTCTGTTGCAAATGGAGCGATTAGAGTACCTGAAAGAAGGAAGAGTGGCAACAAGAGTGTTCCGAAGATAATCATACGGAGCAATTTACCACGTGTAACAACCAAGAGAGCTGGAGTCACACCCATAGCGATGATACCTGCAAGTGGCAAGATACCATTTCCGACGTTTGAAAGAAGCACAGCTTCTACTAGCATGATTGGAGCAAGTACGTTAGCACAAGCCCAGATTTCAGCACGACCAGCGATGAAAGGCCAGTCAAGACCGATGTTGAATTTACGTCCTTGAAGACGTTTAGTAGCAACGTTTGTAATACCTTGTGAAAGTGGTTCTACGGCTGCGATGAACCAAGATCCGATAAGTGAGAAGAGTTCCAAAGCCACACCGGCTGTCAAACCAAGAGACAACCAACCTTTAATAACTTCTTGCCAGTTTGCAGCATCTTTAAGTCCTTCAACAGGATGTGGAGTACCCATCAAACCGATAACAATACCTAGGATGAAACCGATGAAGAATTTAGATCCCCAGAAACCGATTTTTTTGTTCAATTTAGCAGCATCAAAGTCATATTTATCAAGGCCAGGGAAGAATTTTTCAAAAATCTTATCCAAAACCATGATAACTGGGTTCATCATGTAGTTCATGTGTGTTGAAGTCATTGGTGATGAACTTGGTGCATTAAGAAGGTCGTCGAATGTTGGTTTCATCAAGTCAGAGTTGATGATCTTCAAAACACCTACAAGGACAACTGCTGCAGTTGCGATGAAAAGTGAAACCCCTTGGCTAACTCCATTGTTGTCTGCGTACCATTTAATCAAAAGACCAGTGATTGACAAGTGCCAGATATCGAAGATATCAACGTCAAGTGTGTCTGTTTTCTTCATTGCAAGCATCGCAACGTTGACAATCAACATTACAAGCAAGAAGTAAAGTGTCCATGCAGAACCCCAAGTGATGGTAGCAAGTGGTGCCCAACCAACGTCAGTGATGTTCAATTGGATACCAGTGTTTTCAACGAATTTCGCAAGTGATGCTGAGAAAGCTCCATTGAGCATACCGATGATGGCACCAATACCAGTAAGAGCGATGGCAAGTTTAATACCACCTTCAAGCGCTTTGGAGAATTTCACTCCAAAAAGTAGGGCCAATACTGTCAAAATGATCAGCATGATGATTGGTCCACCCATATCCAAGATAGGTTTGAACAGCTTATTGGCTAGTTCGATAATGACATCCATAATAGTTCCTCCCGTTTTTTTTAGTTCTATGAATGTTAACAAGATAAAGAATAAATTAGCTTAGTCCGTGCTCTTTGATAGCTGCTTCAATATTGTCAAATACTGGAGCGCTCATCGCTGGAATACGGAACAAGATTGGTCCAGCTTCAATTACTGGAATACCTGGTTCAAAACCAAGGTCAGTTGCAGCGATTGGTGTAAAGATATCGTAACCTTTCATAAGGTCTTCGTTTACATCTTTCACCATGACTGCATCACAGTGAACATCATAACCACGGTTTGAAAGTTCTTCTTCTAGAGCACTTTTAATTTGGTGACTTGAGTTAACACCTGCACCGCAGGCAGCAAGAATTTTAATCATTTGGATTTCCTCCGATTTTATATTTTAATAGACAAGATTAAGCTGTTGCTTCAGCAATATAAGCATAAAGTTTTTCTGGTTCGGAAATTTTTGATAGATCTTCCAGATGTCCATTTCCTGTGAAAAAGTCCATCAACTGAGCCAGAATATTTGTTTGACTTGAACTTGAGTTGTTAATGATAAAGAAGAGTAGGGATACTTCTACTTCCTTATCAGGAGCTATCATATTGTGAAAAGTTACTGGTTTTTCTAATCGAACAACCACTACTTTCTCAGCTAGATTATGAACAATATCTGTATGAGGAATCGCTACATTTGGCAAGTCCTTACCTAGAAATTCCATATCTAAACCAGTTGGAAATGACTTTTCACGCGTGATCAAGGCTTCACGATAAGTTGGAGTTACAATTTCTCGTTCTTCCAACAAGCTTGCTACCTGATCAAAGAGTTGTTCTTGATTATCCGCTTCTAAGCAAAACACCAGGTCTTTGTCAAAGAACTGATCTAATCCCATAACATTTTCCCTTCTTTCAATTATCTTTTATGTAATAAGTATAACACTATATGAAATCGTTGTCAATAATTTTTTGTTTTTATTTTTGTTCTATTTTTTTTGTTAATTTTTTGTTTTCATTTAAAGAATACAATCAATATCAAACATTCTTGTTATAAAATACACAAAAAAAGAAGGCCCAAGCCTTCTTCTATTTCCTTACTTAATAGTAGATAAAATCTCTTCTAATTTATGGTAATCTTTTACACTATCAATTTCATAGATGCTATTTCCTTCTAATTCTTCGACATAGACATCTAATTCTTTGATATTATCCTTAACCATGTTGTCCCAGTAGAGATCAACAAATTCACCACTTTCGTAAGCTTTGTCAATAAAGCCAACAATCTTCTCAGCAGTTGGTGCATCCCAGAATGAAACTCCGCTCAGAATGCGACCAGCCTTGCTATCAACAATGATGTCTTGAACCTTGTAGTCATCACCGTAAACCAAGAACCACTCGTTGGTACAGTCTTCACGATAAACGCTAAAATAGGTAGAACGTTTAAGATCGTTTCGAAACATATTTTTGAAAAGATAGTTATCTGCATCGATGACGTAGCTGTTAGCCAAATCTTCTTTTACTAGATAAAGTGAGTAAAAGTTATTGTAATCAGCATACTTGTCGTTAAAGACCAAACGGACACCATATTTTTCTTTTAGATAGTCAAATTGTTCCTTGAGGTAACCGACAACGATGATAATCTCATCAATTCCTCTCTCTTTCAAAAACTCGATTTGGTATTCTACCAAGGGTTTTTGATTAACCTTAACCAAAGCTTTTGGGGTATTTTCAGTCATAGGACGCAGACGAGTTCCTAAGCCCGCCGCTAAAATAATCGCTTTCACACGAATCTCCTTTATTCTTTAATAATAATATAAACACCAGCCATAACAATAAGTGAAGTGATGATTGTCAGCATATCTAGCGGTGCACCCAAGAAAACAACTGCAAATAAGACAGTCCAAACTACATAGCTCACATTCAAACCTGTCGCTTTCGCAGGTTGTAAGCGATTAATGGCGATATAATAAGCTAAGTAGGAAATCATGTTAAAGGCCGCAAAGACAAGCAAGAGGCCTAGTAACTGCCCATCTGCCACTTCTGCAAATGAATGGTGTGAAAAGAGCACAATCACAAGATAGGACAAGAATGAGGTTACTTGTCGGATTAACAAGGCTTCAATTTCACTTAAATCACTTTCCATAGCATAGGAGCTGAGAACACTTTCACTCCCCCAGGCAATTGCACAGACAAGGGCACAAAGAATTCCAATGTAAAACGAGTTAACTTGTTCAACCTTGTAGGTTTGAGCAATGATCGCTGCAATAATCAAGAAAACACCAAATACTGTATTCTTTGAAACCTTGTGTTTCAAAATGAAGAAGGCCAGTAAAACTGAAACTGCTGGGTAAATAGCTGATACGGATGAAGCTAGAGAACTACCAATATATTTAACCGCATAAAGATTGGCTTGCATACCTATTGGTCCTGCTAGTAAAGCTCCGATTATAACACTCACATTTCGAATATTTAAGAAAATCGAGAGGCGAACTTTTCCTTCTTTTACCAAAAGAAAAGCTAACAAGATAAAGATACTCAAGAAATCATGAGCAGCAGCCACCACAAAAGGTGAAAGATTTGTAAAAATTGAAAAGATGTAAGCACTAATCGTTAGACCTAATCCCCAGAAGATACCAGAGAGCAGACCAAAAGAAACACCATTTTTATTCTTCATCCTAACCTCCATAATAAGTCAAACCTTCGACAGCTCTTTGGTAACGGTTGACACCGTAATCTCCAAAGTCAGCTCCTTGAGCTTCTTTGTACACTGTCCACAAACTCCAGATAGTATCTTGCAAGATTTTATAGATACGAATCTTCTCACGTGATACATGCGTTTTTTCACTTTCATAGTAGGAAAGGAAATCATCCTCCTCTTGCTTTGTAAATTCAGACTCTAAGAAAAGTGCTGCCAAGTCCCACATTGGATCATTCATAGAAGAGTATTCCCAGTCAATCAAATACAAGCGACCTTGAGGTGACTCGATAAAGTTTTCTGGTACCAGATCGATATGACAGGACTTTCTATCAACACCCAAATCAGCCAATCTCTTTTCTAGTGAAAATACATCTTTTCTTACAGCTTCATAGTTTTCATAAGGGATAGGTCCCTCAATCAAGGATTCATATTTGCTGATTTCCTCAAAGGGAGCAAATTCTCCTCTTAATTCTTTCCCTGAAGCATGGATGGTTTGTAAAATTGGTGCAATCTTTTCAAACTTGGACTTGATAGATGTTGAATCAAGAGTTACTGCCGATTCGATGTATTCATTTACTTTAATCCCTGACTCTATATCAAAGAGGTAATTTTTAACATCTAAATCTAAATCCTCTAAAAGTTCAAGATTGTACTTTTCATTTTGACGATTGATGAGTTTTTCAGTCCCTTTACCAAAAAATTTCACAATATACTGTTTGTTGGTTGTTTTAACCAAATAGTTTTGGTTGGTCATGCCTCCCAACTGTTCAACACTGAGTACTTCCTCTTCATCAGATAGTAAAGAAGAAATTTTTTCTTTGATGAGTTTCTCCACAATTAACCTCCATCTTCTACACTTCCCACTTAAATACTGTTTTGAAAGCAGTATTAAGGTCTGTAGCAAAGACACGATGAATGTCCTTGATTTCTCTCACAGGCTCTTCAACATAAAGGATATTCTTCAGACGATTCGCAAACTTTTTAACTTCCATCATTTGAATGGCCTTCTCAAAATCGACGCGTCCTGAACGAGACGATCCCACTAATAACAATCCTTTTTCCAAAGCATCTCGTGTATTGATATTAACCTTGTATTCGCTCACTCCCATCATGAGAATCGTTCCCTGTGGACGAATATAGCGAATCAAGTCATTGATAGCCGGACCTGTACCATCGCCACCGCAACACTCAAATCCATGATCAAAGGTCAAATCCTCTGGGATATTATCCGTAATGTAGCACTCTTTTGCAAAAGAGAAGAGCTCTAGTTTTTCCCAATGGCGACCAAAGACGATAATCTCTGCTTCTGGCAAGGTATAATTGATAATATTTGCAACAACAAAGGCCAAACTACCATCTCCGATAACAGCGATACGCTCTCGCTTACTATGAGCGAGATGCAAGAAACGATCCATGGCATGCATACCAACACTCACAAACTCAGTAATGGCTGCAACTGTGTCCTCAATGTCATTATAAGACACAACACGATCTTTTGGTAGAGAGACAAATTCTCTCGTAAAGCCATCATAGCCACTAGATAGGAAGTAGGTTCCTGTCATGTAGTTCTCGTAGAACTCCTTGTCACTCTGCATAGGCGGTTGATTTGGAATCATGACCACCTTTTGACCGACTTCATAAGTCCCAGTCGGATCTGAAATAACAGTTCCACAAGACTCGTGAATCATGGCCATAGGAAGCTTTTTAGCCAATACCTTTGGATCACGCTTCCCTTGATAGTAACGTTGATCCGCATGACAAACCGCCATATAATTTGGACGAATCAGGATATGATTCTCCTGATCAATGTCCTCTTCTTGGTATTTTACATTGATAAACTTTGGTTTTGTCAGTTGATAAATTTGATTAATCATAGCCTTAGTCTTTCTCAATCATGCTTTTCGCGATTTTCAAGTCTGTCACAGTTGTGATTTTAAGGTTTGAATATTCCCCTTTAGCTAGGGCAACGTCTTTCCCTTTGATAACAAAAATCTTACATGCATCCGTCAGGATTTCCTTTTCTTTATCAGATAGGGATCCATACAAGTCCATGAAATCCTTGCATCGGAAGGTTTGAGGTGTTTGTCCTTGATATAGGTGAGCACGATTTGGAATATCAGTGATAAATTGACCATTGGTACTTTCAACAATGGTATCAACCGCTTCTACTACTGTGTCAACCGCATCATGATCTTGAGCAAGTTTGATATTATCCTGAATCATGCGAAGTGTGATAAAGGGGCGAACAGAGTCGTGGGTAACCACGATATCTTCTGGAGTGATTGGACGATAGGCATTAATGGCTTCTATAATCTTCTCGATACTGGTATTGCGATCAGCCCCACCTTTGGTAATGATGATGCGATCCTTGTGGAGAGAAAGATACTTGTCAACTAGGTCCTCAGCGTGTGACACCCAGTCTCCATGAACTCCAACTACAATTTTTTCAATACTTGGTTCCAAAACAAATTTTTCGATTGTGTGGATCAAAATAGGTCGATCACCCAACTCCAAGAATTGTTTTGGTAAATTACTGATTCCCATGCGTGTGCCAGTTCCTCCGGCTAGGATTCCTGCATAGATCATTTATATTC
Encoded here:
- a CDS encoding ribitol-5-phosphate dehydrogenase, producing MINQIYQLTKPKFINVKYQEEDIDQENHILIRPNYMAVCHADQRYYQGKRDPKVLAKKLPMAMIHESCGTVISDPTGTYEVGQKVVMIPNQPPMQSDKEFYENYMTGTYFLSSGYDGFTREFVSLPKDRVVSYNDIEDTVAAITEFVSVGMHAMDRFLHLAHSKRERIAVIGDGSLAFVVANIINYTLPEAEIIVFGRHWEKLELFSFAKECYITDNIPEDLTFDHGFECCGGDGTGPAINDLIRYIRPQGTILMMGVSEYKVNINTRDALEKGLLLVGSSRSGRVDFEKAIQMMEVKKFANRLKNILYVEEPVREIKDIHRVFATDLNTAFKTVFKWEV
- a CDS encoding phosphotransferase family protein produces the protein MEKLIKEKISSLLSDEEEVLSVEQLGGMTNQNYLVKTTNKQYIVKFFGKGTEKLINRQNEKYNLELLEDLDLDVKNYLFDIESGIKVNEYIESAVTLDSTSIKSKFEKIAPILQTIHASGKELRGEFAPFEEISKYESLIEGPIPYENYEAVRKDVFSLEKRLADLGVDRKSCHIDLVPENFIESPQGRLYLIDWEYSSMNDPMWDLAALFLESEFTKQEEDDFLSYYESEKTHVSREKIRIYKILQDTIWSLWTVYKEAQGADFGDYGVNRYQRAVEGLTYYGG
- a CDS encoding aldose 1-epimerase family protein, whose amino-acid sequence is MVIEIKSDQLTVQFKTLGGALSSIKDREGIEYLWRGDATYWSGQAPVLFPICGSLREDTAFYSHADGTETKGNIPRHGLVRKKEFELVEQTENSVTFAIEDDENTYQNYPYHFRLEITYLVTGKTVRTQYKVFNKETSKVMPYFIGGHPGFNCPLLDGETYEDYYLEFEKEETCSVPRPFPETGMLDFQDRSPWLDSQKEVDLSYDLFSIDAVTLDELQSRTIALRSHKHEKGLKVHFQEFSNLIIWSTLNKGPFIAFEPWSGLSTSLEEGDHLEDKKNVCLLEPGQVDQIGFDIEIF
- a CDS encoding DMT family transporter, with amino-acid sequence MKNKNGVSFGLLSGIFWGLGLTISAYIFSIFTNLSPFVVAAAHDFLSIFILLAFLLVKEGKVRLSIFLNIRNVSVIIGALLAGPIGMQANLYAVKYIGSSLASSVSAIYPAVSVLLAFFILKHKVSKNTVFGVFLIIAAIIAQTYKVEQVNSFYIGILCALVCAIAWGSESVLSSYAMESDLSEIEALLIRQVTSFLSYLVIVLFSHHSFAEVADGQLLGLLLVFAAFNMISYLAYYIAINRLQPAKATGLNVSYVVWTVLFAVVFLGAPLDMLTIITSLIVMAGVYIIIKE
- the lacA gene encoding galactose-6-phosphate isomerase subunit LacA → MSIVIGADAAGLRLKEVVKDFLEKENFHVVDVTAEGQDFVDVTLAVAAEVNKEEQNLGIVIDAYGAGPFMVATKIKGMVAAEVSDERSAYMTRGHNNSRMITMGAQLVGDELAKNIAKGFVNGKYDGGRHQIRVDMLNKMC
- a CDS encoding PTS sugar transporter subunit IIB, with protein sequence MIKILAACGAGVNSSHQIKSALEEELSNRGYDVHCDAVMVKDVNEDLMKGYDIFTPIAATDLGFEPGIPVIEAGPILFRIPAMSAPVFDNIEAAIKEHGLS
- a CDS encoding sugar phosphate nucleotidyltransferase, whose amino-acid sequence is MKAIILAAGLGTRLRPMTENTPKALVKVNQKPLVEYQIEFLKERGIDEIIIVVGYLKEQFDYLKEKYGVRLVFNDKYADYNNFYSLYLVKEDLANSYVIDADNYLFKNMFRNDLKRSTYFSVYREDCTNEWFLVYGDDYKVQDIIVDSKAGRILSGVSFWDAPTAEKIVGFIDKAYESGEFVDLYWDNMVKDNIKELDVYVEELEGNSIYEIDSVKDYHKLEEILSTIK
- a CDS encoding 2-C-methyl-D-erythritol 4-phosphate cytidylyltransferase, producing the protein MIYAGILAGGTGTRMGISNLPKQFLELGDRPILIHTIEKFVLEPSIEKIVVGVHGDWVSHAEDLVDKYLSLHKDRIIITKGGADRNTSIEKIIEAINAYRPITPEDIVVTHDSVRPFITLRMIQDNIKLAQDHDAVDTVVEAVDTIVESTNGQFITDIPNRAHLYQGQTPQTFRCKDFMDLYGSLSDKEKEILTDACKIFVIKGKDVALAKGEYSNLKITTVTDLKIAKSMIEKD
- a CDS encoding PTS galactitol transporter subunit IIC, producing the protein MDVIIELANKLFKPILDMGGPIIMLIILTVLALLFGVKFSKALEGGIKLAIALTGIGAIIGMLNGAFSASLAKFVENTGIQLNITDVGWAPLATITWGSAWTLYFLLVMLIVNVAMLAMKKTDTLDVDIFDIWHLSITGLLIKWYADNNGVSQGVSLFIATAAVVLVGVLKIINSDLMKPTFDDLLNAPSSSPMTSTHMNYMMNPVIMVLDKIFEKFFPGLDKYDFDAAKLNKKIGFWGSKFFIGFILGIVIGLMGTPHPVEGLKDAANWQEVIKGWLSLGLTAGVALELFSLIGSWFIAAVEPLSQGITNVATKRLQGRKFNIGLDWPFIAGRAEIWACANVLAPIMLVEAVLLSNVGNGILPLAGIIAMGVTPALLVVTRGKLLRMIIFGTLLLPLFLLSGTLIAPFATELAKGVGAFPEGVNQSQLITHSTLEGPIEKLFGWAIGNATTGDIKAILGAAAFLVFYVGIFAWYRKQMIKRNEEYAANAK
- a CDS encoding PTS sugar transporter subunit IIA produces the protein MGLDQFFDKDLVFCLEADNQEQLFDQVASLLEEREIVTPTYREALITREKSFPTGLDMEFLGKDLPNVAIPHTDIVHNLAEKVVVVRLEKPVTFHNMIAPDKEVEVSLLFFIINNSSSSQTNILAQLMDFFTGNGHLEDLSKISEPEKLYAYIAEATA